One Exiguobacterium sp. BMC-KP genomic window, AAGACCTCTCCTTTTCCATATTCATGGGTCCATAAGATCGGATTCCCGTCTGCCTCGATTTTGACATCGGCATCTTTTAATGTCACATCCGCGATACTATGGACGAACAAGTTAGAAGTCTTCGGTAAATCGATATACCCGGGAAATAAGTCTTTTTTAAACGTCATCCCGTTGACATCCTCTTTAAAATCACCAAAGCGCTTTACCCCTACTAAGTCGCCCCATTTCGGATCAATGAATCGACCAGCGATGTATAAGCGACCACCTTGTTGGACGAATTTCCGAATGGTCTCGTACGGCCATTCCTTCGTATGTTCGCCGGATAAGACAAGCACTGTCCGGTCACTTGGTTGAAGTGTCTTAATGTCTGATGTACGAATCCGTTGGTGATCGATTTTCGCATATTTCAACGCGTACGAGAAATTTTCGATTGCGCCTTTTGACAGGTCACTATCGTTTTGAAGCAAGTAGACACGAAGTGCCTCTCCTTTTGCTTCAGTCGTTTTCGTATTTGCCGTCTCGAATGAACGGACCTTCGTTTCTTCAGAAGGAATCAGTCGATGCGGGTAATCGAGACGAAACAGCTGTACGATACCCATCGTCACGAATAACACGGCAAATAATCCAATGAGATAGCCGTAAGGTTTCTTATTCATTGGTCTCCTCCCTCCAAACGTTCCAATATGAAGCGATGTTCTTCTAAAATATCTTCAACTGCTACTTCTGTTCTTAACTGACGGAGCACTGGTCCGATCGAAGTCCAGTCATTTCGTCGAAAGTAATAGCGGATTAACGCGAGATATCCGTCTGGCAACGTCGGATGGATATGAATCATCTCTTCATACGACGCGATCGCCTTCTCATTTTTTCCGTGTCGAAGCGCCAACTCAGCTTCTGCTTCGATCCGAGTAAGGTCAGTCGGATAAAAGGCTCTCATTTGCTCAAGTACAGCATCGAGCCTGTCATCCAAACGATGAATACCACCTTCGTCCAATAAACCGCTCTCGAGGAAGGTTCGACATTCTTGAATGAAGAGATGATACGTCGTCACGTCTATCGGATTGAGTTGTTGTTCCCGTAGCCGAAGATTAGCTTCATAACGGTCGAACAGAGAGTTTCGAACCGTTGCTGCGTAGTGAACGGTTTCCGAGTCGTCATGATCGAGTCCGTATTGCAAATACTTTCCGGTCTCCTTCAAGGATGATGTCGTCAAATGAATCATCGATTGCTTCCGGCGTTTCGCATCCATGTTCAATGCCTCCTTGATCGGAACCATCTCCATATTGTCTGCTGCTTGCTGTTGAAGTCCTTCGAGATTCATCACGTCGAACTGCACATATTCATCGTAATCCAGTAATGTATCGGAAGAAGCAAAACGACGCGAAATCAGATACGCGAGTCCCCCTAGTAGTTCGCCAAGAAGCGGTAGGACGGCACTGAACAAGCAAATGAATGTTAAAATCCCTCGCTCTTGCTCTGGCAATCGAAAGACGAGTACGCGATAAGCCAACACGATCAGCAAAAGATGAAGGACATAAAGAACGAGTAGGAGTGTCGTCATTGGACACGTCCTCCTTTTTGAACGTACACAGCCTTGATTCGTTCGAGGAATCGGTTCGCATGTTCTTGAGGTGTTCCAGGTAATAAGAACTGAAGGTGTTCCGTGTCTTCATCAAAACCGATTAGATCAATTTCACGCATCGATTGCCGCAAAATCAATTCTAGTTCAATCAGAGAAAACGGTGTATTTCGAATATCAAGCTGAACGAGACTATAGGGCTGACCATAATGTTCGCGTCTATATTCTTGGTATTTCACTTTTTCATCAAAGTGCTCTCGCTTGAAAATATGCGTCCCTTCAATTAATTCGTGTCGTGTCTCGATCCATTCCATCAGCATCGCTTTTTCGATACGCGATCCTGTCCAATCAACGATCAATTGCATGACGTGCATCTCATAGTTCGTCAAGCGCTCAAAAGCAATCGATTGAATAACGACGACTTCCTGGATGCGTCCATCATAACGGATCGGTGCTAAGAGTAACGGCACATCCGTCTCATCAATTGTTCGGATGGCAATCGCCTGTTTTTGGAACATCCGTTGGTAGATGCCTTGTTCTGGGTCGATGAACATTGTTTGTGGCAACAGTTCCTTATCACCGAAACGAATATGCAACCGAAGCGTACGACGTGACGCATCAACGTGGTAGATTGCAATTTCCTTCGCATCAAAGGAGTCTTGTAAGATTTGCACGAGTTTATCCCGTACAATGTCCGCAACGGATTGATCAAGTTCTGTTCCAATCCGGTAAATGTTCGTCAACGTGTGATTGGATTCAAGTACTTTGTTACGCATTGCCTCTTGCGCAACGCGTAATTTTTCGAGCGTATCGCGCAACCGTTCGTTCTCTTCTATCACTTCCTCTTGGCGTAAACGTAAGGATAGATAACGTTCTTGGAAAGAAGTACTGAACATACCGCAAGAAATCGCGACTAGGAAGTGCAGGATGATCCATGACAATTCACCTCGGTCATAAACGAAGAGTAAGACGTCTTCGCCCGCCCAGGCGAGAGAACTCAAATGATAGATCATCGTAAATAGGAAACTCGCGAAGGCCCCGAGGAGTCCGTAGCGGAGAGAAAAAAGCAAAATATAAAAAATAAGTGGGTCAATCGTCCATTTTAAGATTGAAAGGTTAAACATATAGTCTAAAGTGCCGATAATAAGAATACTAACGATCATCTCAATCCACTTTATGCCTTGTCGGTGCTGAGTATATATCATTTTATTCACTCCTTTTGTTGTTTATCGGTATGAAGATGGAAGAAATGTATCGTTGGAACACTACAATTTCATATCGAGAAGGGCAAACTTACTGAAAAGTAAGGGCGCAAAGACATGGGTCGTCGATCTTCGGATACCGATCGCCAGTCTGCAATGCCGCAGCCGCTCTCTGATAATTAATCAGGAGGCTATCAACATGGGTATTATCTCACTCAAGCGCATGACGTCTATTTTGTGCATTCTTTTATTAGGAGTGTTCTTCATGTCGTCATTAGACGCAAAAGCAGAAAAATCCAATCCATTAGACACTGCGAAGTCGTACAAAGTCTACTACGACGCACCGTCAGCAGCGAAAATCAAAAAGATGCAACAGTACGATGTCATGATCATCGAACCGGTCTTCTATTCCGCTGCACAAATTAAACAGATTCAACAAAACGGTACAAAAGTATACGGCTACATCAACACGATGGAAGCAGATAACTGGAATACGGATTTGATGGGGCAACTCGTCGAGTCAGACTTTTTCCACCGCGATGGTCAGCGGATTCATTACGCTGAATGGGATTCGTACTTAACGGACATCACATCGAAACACTACCAAGCTGTTTTAATGAAAGAAGTCGAGAAACAAATCGTCCAAAAAGGGCTAGATGGCGTTTTCCTCGATACA contains:
- a CDS encoding GAF domain-containing protein, which codes for MIYTQHRQGIKWIEMIVSILIIGTLDYMFNLSILKWTIDPLIFYILLFSLRYGLLGAFASFLFTMIYHLSSLAWAGEDVLLFVYDRGELSWIILHFLVAISCGMFSTSFQERYLSLRLRQEEVIEENERLRDTLEKLRVAQEAMRNKVLESNHTLTNIYRIGTELDQSVADIVRDKLVQILQDSFDAKEIAIYHVDASRRTLRLHIRFGDKELLPQTMFIDPEQGIYQRMFQKQAIAIRTIDETDVPLLLAPIRYDGRIQEVVVIQSIAFERLTNYEMHVMQLIVDWTGSRIEKAMLMEWIETRHELIEGTHIFKREHFDEKVKYQEYRREHYGQPYSLVQLDIRNTPFSLIELELILRQSMREIDLIGFDEDTEHLQFLLPGTPQEHANRFLERIKAVYVQKGGRVQ
- a CDS encoding endo alpha-1,4 polygalactosaminidase; protein product: MSSLDAKAEKSNPLDTAKSYKVYYDAPSAAKIKKMQQYDVMIIEPVFYSAAQIKQIQQNGTKVYGYINTMEADNWNTDLMGQLVESDFFHRDGQRIHYAEWDSYLTDITSKHYQAVLMKEVEKQIVQKGLDGVFLDTVGNIDNEHADQPVILEQQRVGMTNFLKSLKTKHASLSLIQNWGFGTLKYHTYPYIDGIMWENFNYSTVANDQWSKDRMTDLQKLSQSQDIKTLTISSVQGAKSATLAQKNGFLHMKSNVDLNYNKF